One Streptomyces sp. NBC_00102 DNA segment encodes these proteins:
- a CDS encoding discoidin domain-containing protein, with the protein MFRPPHAVLGRPRAGRRLVSLTTLGALVASGPRAGRRLVSLTTLGALVASSLTLLAAPGATAADTLLSQGRTATASSQEGDGYSAAAAVDGNLTGTRWASQWSDPQWIQVDLGATANLSRAVLTWEGAYGKSYEIQASDNGTDWRSLRTVTQGDGGTDDLTLSGSGRYVRMLGTQRSGGYGYSLWEFQVYGSTGTTPPPATGGAVKVTGSQGNWQLQVGGQPYTVKGLTWGPSVADSPKYLPDVKSMGVNTIRTWGTDGSTKPLLDAAAANGIRIINGFWLQPGGGPGSGGCVNYVTDTTYKNNSLTEFAKWVDAYKSHPATLMWNVGNESVLGLQNCYSGTELEAQRNAYTTFVNDVAKKIHSIDPDHPVTSTDAWTGAWPYYKRNAPDLDLYAMNSYGDVCNVQRDWVAGGYTKPYIITETGPAGEWEVANDANGIPEQKTDVQTAAGYTNAWNCVTAHRGVALGATMFHYGTEHDFGGIWFNLLPGGFKRLSYYAVKQAYAGSTAGDNTPPVLSNMTVTPASAAPAGQEFTVHADVRDPDNDPVTYKIFLSGNYANGDKGLVEAAWRSTGNGTFAVTAPEKLGVWKVYIRAEDGHGNAGFETKSVKVVAPPVVGTNVALNKPATASSSQASYGDCPCTPANAVDGNPVTRWASDWSDPQSIQVDLGARTALRTLQLQWDPAFASSYEVQLSDDNATWRTVYTTTTGNGDIDTVTLGQSARYVRLALKTRGTGWGYSLHEIGVYA; encoded by the coding sequence GTGTTCAGACCACCGCACGCTGTCCTCGGCCGCCCTCGGGCCGGTCGCCGACTCGTCTCCCTCACCACCCTCGGCGCCCTCGTCGCGTCCGGCCCTCGGGCCGGTCGCCGACTCGTCTCCCTCACCACCCTCGGCGCCCTCGTCGCGTCCTCGCTCACCCTTCTCGCGGCGCCGGGCGCCACGGCCGCCGACACCCTGCTCTCCCAGGGCCGGACCGCCACCGCCTCCTCGCAGGAGGGCGACGGCTACTCCGCCGCCGCGGCGGTCGACGGCAACCTCACGGGCACCCGGTGGGCGAGCCAGTGGAGCGATCCGCAGTGGATCCAGGTCGACCTCGGCGCGACCGCCAACCTCAGCCGGGCCGTCCTGACCTGGGAGGGCGCCTACGGCAAGTCGTACGAGATCCAGGCGTCCGACAACGGCACCGACTGGCGCAGCCTGCGCACGGTCACCCAGGGCGACGGCGGCACGGACGACCTCACCCTCTCCGGATCCGGCCGGTACGTCCGGATGCTCGGCACCCAGCGCTCCGGCGGATACGGCTACTCCCTCTGGGAGTTCCAGGTCTACGGCAGCACCGGCACCACTCCCCCGCCCGCCACCGGCGGCGCCGTGAAGGTGACCGGTTCGCAGGGCAACTGGCAGTTGCAGGTGGGCGGCCAGCCGTACACCGTGAAGGGACTGACCTGGGGCCCGTCCGTCGCCGACTCCCCGAAGTACCTGCCGGACGTGAAGTCCATGGGCGTCAACACCATCCGCACCTGGGGTACGGACGGTTCGACCAAGCCGCTGCTCGACGCGGCGGCGGCCAACGGCATCCGGATCATCAACGGCTTCTGGCTGCAGCCCGGCGGCGGCCCGGGCAGCGGCGGGTGCGTCAACTACGTCACGGACACCACCTACAAGAACAACTCCCTGACGGAGTTCGCCAAGTGGGTGGACGCCTACAAGTCGCACCCCGCGACCCTGATGTGGAACGTCGGCAACGAGTCGGTCCTCGGCCTCCAGAACTGCTACAGCGGTACGGAGCTGGAGGCGCAGCGCAACGCGTACACCACCTTCGTCAACGACGTGGCCAAGAAGATCCACTCGATCGACCCGGACCACCCGGTGACCTCCACCGACGCGTGGACCGGCGCCTGGCCGTACTACAAGCGCAACGCGCCCGACCTCGACCTGTACGCGATGAACTCGTACGGCGACGTCTGCAACGTGCAGCGGGACTGGGTGGCGGGCGGCTACACCAAGCCCTACATCATCACCGAGACGGGCCCGGCCGGTGAGTGGGAGGTCGCGAACGACGCGAACGGCATCCCCGAGCAGAAGACCGACGTGCAGACAGCCGCGGGGTACACCAACGCGTGGAACTGCGTCACCGCCCACCGGGGTGTGGCGCTCGGCGCGACGATGTTCCACTACGGCACCGAGCACGACTTCGGCGGGATCTGGTTCAACCTGCTGCCCGGTGGGTTCAAGCGGCTCTCGTACTACGCGGTGAAGCAGGCGTACGCCGGTTCGACCGCCGGGGACAACACGCCCCCGGTGCTCAGCAACATGACCGTCACTCCGGCCTCCGCGGCCCCGGCCGGCCAGGAGTTCACCGTCCACGCCGACGTCCGCGACCCGGACAACGACCCGGTGACGTACAAGATCTTCCTCAGCGGCAACTACGCCAACGGCGACAAGGGGCTGGTGGAGGCCGCGTGGCGGTCCACCGGGAACGGCACCTTCGCGGTGACGGCGCCCGAGAAGCTGGGTGTCTGGAAGGTCTACATCCGCGCGGAGGACGGCCACGGGAACGCGGGCTTCGAGACGAAGTCGGTGAAGGTGGTGGCGCCGCCCGTCGTCGGCACCAACGTGGCGCTGAACAAGCCGGCCACGGCCTCCTCCTCGCAGGCCTCGTACGGCGACTGCCCCTGCACCCCGGCCAACGCGGTCGACGGCAACCCGGTCACCCGGTGGGCCAGCGACTGGAGCGACCCGCAGTCCATCCAGGTCGACCTGGGCGCGCGCACCGCGCTGCGGACGCTCCAGCTCCAGTGGGACCCGGCCTTCGCCTCCTCGTACGAGGTGCAGCTGTCCGACGACAACGCCACCTGGCGCACGGTCTACACGACCACCACCGGCAACGGCGACATCGACACCGTGACCCTCGGGCAGTCGGCGCGCTACGTGCGGCTCGCCCTCAAGACCCGGGGTACCGGCTGGGGTTACTCACTGCACGAGATCGGTGTGTACGCCTGA
- a CDS encoding DUF1996 domain-containing protein translates to MKGTKKQKSAARRLSAVLVGTAMAATLLGVGSTLTAGAPDASSATVAADTGTALSPHMGHVAAAASAASADDVDGDGYIPAVPPVTGVTPSWGTPTPRYFHEFQANCSVTHTAPDDPIVFPGQAGASHDHTFMGNTTTNAQSVTASLYGGNTTCKVPGDSSAYWMPSLFNGDTKILPTGPQVIYYKAGVTDYTSVRPFPKGLRYVVGSPLQSADQFRALKGWVEGWECGESFGNIDFPATCPAGSQLNIRMQAPSCWDGLHLDTPNHQAHMAYPVVKPGTNDNVCPADHPVALPMVEFKMAFPVSGNMSQVRLASGRGYSFHYDFFNAWNEPTLKAMVDHCIVGGLQCDARGWDQNHPEAGAALNADYRLP, encoded by the coding sequence ATGAAAGGCACGAAGAAGCAGAAGAGCGCGGCGAGAAGGCTCTCGGCCGTGCTGGTCGGCACGGCCATGGCCGCCACCCTCCTCGGCGTCGGATCGACCCTGACCGCGGGCGCGCCCGACGCGTCGTCCGCCACCGTCGCGGCGGACACGGGCACGGCCCTCTCGCCCCACATGGGGCACGTCGCCGCCGCGGCCTCGGCCGCTTCGGCGGACGACGTGGACGGGGACGGCTACATCCCCGCCGTCCCGCCGGTCACCGGCGTGACCCCGTCGTGGGGGACGCCCACGCCGCGCTACTTCCACGAGTTCCAGGCCAACTGTTCCGTCACGCACACCGCGCCGGACGACCCGATCGTCTTCCCCGGCCAGGCCGGCGCGTCCCACGACCACACCTTCATGGGCAACACGACGACCAACGCCCAGAGCGTGACCGCCTCGCTGTACGGCGGCAACACCACCTGCAAGGTGCCCGGGGACTCCTCGGCGTACTGGATGCCGTCCCTCTTCAACGGCGACACCAAGATCCTGCCGACCGGTCCGCAGGTCATCTACTACAAGGCGGGCGTGACCGACTACACCAGCGTCCGCCCCTTCCCCAAGGGACTGCGCTACGTCGTGGGCAGTCCGCTGCAGAGCGCGGACCAATTCCGCGCGCTCAAGGGCTGGGTGGAGGGCTGGGAGTGCGGGGAATCCTTCGGGAACATCGACTTCCCGGCCACCTGCCCGGCCGGCAGTCAGCTCAACATCCGTATGCAGGCGCCCAGTTGTTGGGACGGACTGCATCTGGACACACCGAACCATCAGGCCCACATGGCGTATCCGGTCGTGAAGCCCGGCACCAACGACAACGTCTGCCCGGCCGACCACCCGGTGGCCCTGCCGATGGTCGAGTTCAAGATGGCGTTTCCCGTCAGTGGGAACATGTCGCAGGTCAGGCTGGCGAGCGGACGCGGGTACTCCTTCCACTACGACTTCTTCAACGCGTGGAACGAGCCGACGCTGAAGGCGATGGTGGACCACTGCATCGTCGGTGGTCTGCAGTGCGACGCCCGCGGCTGGGACCAGAACCACCCGGAGGCCGGTGCCGCGCTGAACGCGGACTACCGCCTGCCGTAG
- a CDS encoding RHS repeat-associated core domain-containing protein, producing MKLRGRAVAAATAKALVAGVLSAVMFTPTASAADTPSTPREQSVPARIPGSRVDSPAEPAMGAAPKVVWPEGGEATVRIPAAGEQPAAAPGRLVSLRGVERPAAASARTATAAPAAAAAAPAEARVRVLDDEQVKRFGGVGLGLTVARADGGRTTAPVEASLDYSGFARAYGGAFASRLRLVELPPCALTTPDVAGCSDGRTVEGQTNDTENGTITAVVEAAPGTSSVSGLIAPVQPGMVATAQAASVYALAAGSSSDAGDYRASPTNPAGKWDVSLGSGAFTYELPIAVPKPPVGIAPDLSLTYNSQLVDGRTSASNNQASWVGMGWDLNVGSIERRYKNCAQDGHETFGDLCWDSPNSTADPNGAVYTITIDGISSDLIQDNTGTGAFRIKDDPGWRVQKLNGGYGSDGTKEFWVLTKQDGTRYYFGWGRTERLNNDGVREATDSVLTVPVVGDDAGEPCHAQYPEPCTQAWRWGLDRVVTANEVENSYFYTKERNYYRSVAAADKARRYDSAAYLERIDYGWSSQIAGAQLPAMIDFQHVNRCVERTEEKDPLNNTAAACPTIDEKPESYPDVPVDLICDGSSDDNACRGKTYYPTFFQRDLLWDINVYVRNKNTDAWADGLVRQYQFKYALMNPSGAVGDQLWLDYVQRRGYSGTDVDLPTINFNGEWQDNKVGAGELNFRRVNKIFTDTGSTITATYGHATDEAGAVDRQCPEAGAPSQPNNTYECFWQKWVPEGSTDEKSGWFKKFVTTRVQVDPGKADDGSPSMITDYEYDGAPGWKFGDDPLADDEDESWNVWRGYGKVLVTTGANENRHSTYHWFYRGLSGDRTSKTDPSATRTITVKDSDDKEWTDHAWLNGQTLETSARDSNGDSQKREWHEYWAHDTAQYTGLPDARMVRESRTRTLEKVVNSTDGTGWREHIVENEYDDAEKASTVFGLPMRTDDWGETGVSDNHCTEFGRAYNTDELDSTGTTRWMVYQDDERHYSASCTTVADDETAGTPAAHMDRRKVTFYDGATTFDANNTSLVDGNPTQSRTYTAETAYRTTRKEFDDAGRETSSWDDGNNLVTTAYQPATSWPVDGVKITTPDPDGTGPAVPLTTTTYYSRYFGEPWKTVDPNGNTTQIVYDAVGRVSKVFKPTEAAAYPDGNPSIAYEYTVPVAASATGVPRVATGDPIRVRSRTLQTGTVYSDVYAYADGLGRPRESQIPAPSGTGRTVTVTRYDSSGNVAGTSASFYNSAAPGSGLVNPTVANIPSYTDTKSDWAGRVILSQLQAKGVVQTANLTTTQYQGADEKTVFPAVGSPTKTVTDAFGRTVKVVENLGSAQYATTYEYTRSGKLKYLHDSRGNTTHYTYDWAGERLTTEDPDTGTTTTVYNGLGLPATVTGPAGVLTYAYDGLGRATTVKQGTTLLSATSYDTATGGKGQPAAVTGYSNGYAYVNKVDAYDARMRATSRTVTVPSDGSGLNGSYTLTYGYDLADHPTSVGYPAVGGLPAETVTTTFTDERLTKVASPLQSYLASSAFDDQGRLRSRSLGTTGTTTSLTRSFAYQDTDGTGRLTNVTTDKLTGGVTSRIQDDTYTRDALGTPTALRENTAGQQQCFRYDDLQRLTGAWTTAGTTCAATPQSDFAGPSPYQSAFTYDQLGNLQSVTGKASASAAAVTRDYKYPGYNADETVYTAGQARPHAVTGVVSTSGTTDSYGYDGAGRMNARTVAGVASTVAWDPQGRIASVTQKKSTGDETSAYVYDGGGNLLMRRTKSENVLYFEGHELHRATGGTTLATRYYTAKGTSLAMRTAQSAGGNGVLTWLLSDGQSSTQLSVAASDGAVVRRRTTPFGAARSTADALAASSDRGFLGKAEDDSTGLDFLGVRVYDPSLGRFLTSDPLNTPYVPQTVNAYSYSGNNPVAFSDPTGYESCYPHYCSGSNGTYGDYKEENDPASSKYDGSSHDGTGSGHSATGTGSGGSTPAPHLCDGCTTLPYLPEGIYVPAGGIDVAWSTTDVLYEDDWTDYSTSAFYNPSGEEKSASITATFQQITQVTNQFTKRIGGSVTVETGAKSGIPMVAEGKINIAVQVNGDLTWSDSTSKSNSSQYAVQETVKIKKGERYGLSPTGKLSSYKTTYHHWDGSTSSTTWGSFQISTWSVVKYSETPRTLVPLSSGPAG from the coding sequence GTGAAACTGAGAGGCAGGGCCGTCGCCGCGGCGACGGCCAAAGCACTGGTGGCGGGGGTGCTCTCCGCAGTGATGTTCACGCCGACGGCGTCGGCGGCGGACACACCGTCGACGCCGCGCGAGCAGAGCGTTCCGGCGCGGATCCCGGGAAGTCGCGTCGACTCCCCGGCCGAGCCTGCCATGGGCGCCGCGCCGAAGGTGGTCTGGCCCGAGGGCGGCGAGGCCACGGTCCGGATACCCGCGGCGGGCGAACAGCCCGCGGCGGCGCCCGGCCGGCTCGTCTCCCTCCGGGGCGTGGAGCGGCCGGCCGCGGCATCGGCCCGTACGGCCACCGCGGCACCGGCGGCGGCAGCCGCCGCACCGGCCGAGGCCAGGGTCCGGGTCCTGGACGACGAGCAGGTGAAGCGGTTCGGCGGAGTGGGCCTCGGGCTCACCGTAGCCCGCGCCGACGGCGGCAGGACGACCGCGCCGGTCGAGGCGTCCCTCGACTACTCCGGCTTCGCGCGCGCCTACGGGGGCGCCTTCGCCTCCCGGCTGCGCCTGGTCGAGCTGCCGCCCTGCGCACTGACCACCCCCGACGTCGCCGGCTGCTCGGACGGCCGGACGGTCGAGGGACAGACCAACGACACGGAGAACGGCACGATCACCGCCGTCGTCGAAGCCGCCCCCGGGACGTCGTCGGTGTCCGGGCTGATCGCACCGGTCCAGCCGGGCATGGTCGCGACCGCGCAGGCCGCGTCCGTGTACGCGCTCGCCGCCGGCTCTTCCTCGGACGCGGGCGACTACCGCGCCTCGCCCACCAATCCGGCCGGGAAGTGGGACGTCTCCCTCGGGTCGGGAGCCTTCACCTACGAGCTCCCCATCGCGGTGCCCAAGCCCCCGGTCGGTATCGCCCCCGACCTTTCGCTGACCTACAACTCGCAGCTGGTGGACGGCCGTACGTCGGCCTCCAACAACCAGGCGTCCTGGGTCGGCATGGGCTGGGACCTCAACGTCGGTTCCATCGAGCGCCGTTACAAGAACTGTGCCCAGGACGGACACGAGACCTTCGGCGACCTGTGCTGGGACTCGCCGAACTCCACCGCCGACCCCAACGGCGCCGTCTACACCATCACCATCGACGGCATCAGCTCCGATCTCATCCAGGACAACACCGGTACCGGCGCCTTCCGCATCAAGGACGACCCGGGCTGGCGGGTGCAGAAGCTGAACGGCGGCTACGGCTCCGACGGCACCAAGGAGTTCTGGGTCCTGACCAAGCAGGACGGCACCCGCTACTACTTCGGCTGGGGACGCACCGAACGCCTCAACAACGACGGCGTGCGCGAGGCGACCGACTCCGTCCTCACCGTCCCCGTGGTCGGCGACGACGCGGGCGAGCCCTGCCACGCGCAGTACCCGGAGCCCTGCACCCAGGCGTGGCGCTGGGGCCTGGACCGTGTCGTGACCGCCAACGAGGTGGAGAACTCCTACTTCTACACCAAGGAGCGGAACTACTACCGGTCCGTGGCCGCCGCGGACAAGGCACGCCGCTACGACTCCGCCGCCTACCTGGAACGCATCGACTACGGCTGGTCGTCGCAGATCGCCGGCGCACAGCTGCCCGCCATGATCGACTTCCAGCACGTCAACCGGTGCGTGGAGCGGACGGAGGAGAAGGACCCGCTGAACAACACCGCGGCCGCCTGTCCGACCATCGACGAGAAACCCGAGTCCTATCCGGACGTACCGGTGGACCTGATCTGCGACGGCAGCTCCGACGACAACGCCTGCCGGGGCAAGACGTACTACCCGACGTTCTTCCAGCGCGACCTGCTCTGGGACATCAACGTCTACGTCCGGAACAAGAACACCGATGCCTGGGCCGACGGGCTGGTGCGCCAGTACCAGTTCAAGTACGCCCTGATGAACCCCTCCGGAGCCGTCGGCGACCAGCTGTGGCTGGACTACGTCCAGCGCCGCGGCTACTCCGGTACGGACGTCGACCTGCCGACCATCAACTTCAACGGTGAGTGGCAGGACAACAAGGTCGGTGCGGGCGAGCTCAACTTCCGCCGGGTGAACAAGATCTTCACGGACACCGGATCGACGATCACCGCCACCTACGGGCACGCCACCGACGAGGCGGGCGCCGTCGACCGGCAGTGCCCCGAAGCCGGTGCGCCCTCCCAGCCGAACAACACCTACGAGTGCTTCTGGCAGAAATGGGTGCCCGAGGGATCGACGGACGAGAAGTCCGGCTGGTTCAAGAAGTTCGTCACCACCCGGGTCCAGGTCGACCCCGGCAAGGCCGACGACGGCTCGCCGTCGATGATCACCGACTACGAGTACGACGGCGCGCCCGGCTGGAAGTTCGGGGACGACCCGCTCGCCGACGACGAGGACGAGTCCTGGAACGTGTGGCGGGGCTACGGAAAGGTCCTCGTCACCACCGGCGCGAACGAGAACCGGCACTCCACCTACCACTGGTTCTACCGGGGCCTCTCCGGCGACCGCACCTCCAAGACGGACCCCTCCGCCACGCGCACGATCACGGTGAAGGACTCCGACGACAAGGAATGGACCGACCACGCCTGGCTCAACGGCCAGACACTGGAGACCTCGGCCAGGGACAGCAACGGCGACTCGCAGAAACGCGAGTGGCACGAGTACTGGGCGCACGACACCGCGCAGTACACCGGCCTGCCGGACGCCCGGATGGTCCGGGAGAGCAGGACCCGCACCCTGGAGAAGGTCGTCAACTCCACCGACGGAACCGGCTGGCGCGAGCACATCGTCGAGAACGAGTACGACGACGCGGAGAAGGCGTCCACCGTGTTCGGACTGCCGATGCGCACCGACGACTGGGGCGAGACCGGAGTCTCCGACAACCACTGCACGGAGTTCGGCCGCGCCTACAACACCGACGAACTGGACTCCACCGGCACCACGCGCTGGATGGTCTACCAGGACGACGAGCGGCACTACAGCGCCTCCTGCACCACCGTCGCCGACGACGAGACCGCGGGCACACCCGCCGCCCACATGGACCGGCGGAAGGTCACCTTCTACGACGGTGCGACCACCTTCGACGCCAACAACACCAGCCTGGTCGACGGCAACCCGACCCAGTCGCGGACGTACACCGCCGAGACCGCCTACCGCACCACCCGCAAGGAGTTCGACGACGCGGGACGCGAGACCTCGTCGTGGGACGACGGGAACAACCTGGTCACCACGGCCTACCAGCCCGCGACCTCCTGGCCGGTCGACGGGGTGAAGATCACCACCCCCGACCCGGACGGGACGGGACCGGCCGTGCCCCTGACGACCACGACCTACTACTCCCGCTACTTCGGCGAGCCGTGGAAGACGGTCGACCCGAACGGCAACACCACCCAGATCGTCTACGACGCGGTCGGCCGGGTCTCCAAGGTGTTCAAGCCGACCGAGGCCGCCGCCTACCCCGACGGCAACCCCTCCATCGCCTACGAGTACACCGTGCCCGTCGCGGCGTCGGCCACGGGAGTGCCCCGGGTCGCCACCGGTGACCCCATCCGGGTCAGGTCGCGCACGCTCCAGACCGGCACCGTCTACTCGGACGTCTACGCGTACGCCGACGGGCTCGGCCGGCCCCGGGAGTCCCAGATCCCGGCCCCCTCCGGCACCGGCCGTACCGTCACGGTGACCCGGTACGACTCCTCCGGGAACGTCGCCGGCACCTCGGCCTCCTTCTACAACAGCGCCGCGCCCGGCTCCGGACTGGTGAACCCCACCGTCGCCAACATCCCCTCGTACACCGACACCAAGAGCGACTGGGCGGGGCGCGTCATCCTGTCCCAGCTCCAGGCGAAGGGAGTCGTCCAGACAGCCAACCTGACGACGACCCAGTACCAGGGGGCCGACGAGAAGACGGTCTTCCCGGCAGTCGGCTCGCCCACCAAGACGGTGACCGACGCCTTCGGCCGGACCGTCAAGGTGGTGGAGAACCTCGGCTCGGCCCAGTACGCCACCACCTACGAGTACACCCGGTCGGGCAAGCTCAAGTACCTCCACGACTCACGGGGCAACACCACCCACTACACCTACGACTGGGCGGGTGAGCGGCTGACCACCGAGGACCCCGACACCGGCACCACGACCACCGTCTACAACGGGCTCGGCCTGCCCGCCACGGTCACCGGCCCCGCAGGCGTACTGACCTACGCGTACGACGGACTGGGCCGCGCCACCACGGTCAAGCAGGGCACCACCCTGCTGAGCGCCACCAGTTACGACACGGCCACCGGCGGCAAGGGCCAGCCGGCCGCGGTCACCGGTTACTCCAACGGCTACGCCTACGTCAACAAGGTCGACGCCTACGACGCCCGGATGCGGGCCACCTCCCGGACGGTCACGGTGCCCTCCGACGGGTCCGGGCTGAACGGCTCGTACACCCTCACCTACGGCTACGACCTGGCGGACCACCCGACCTCGGTCGGCTACCCGGCGGTCGGCGGACTCCCCGCCGAGACGGTCACCACGACCTTCACCGACGAGCGGCTGACCAAGGTCGCCAGCCCGCTCCAGTCGTACCTGGCGTCCTCGGCCTTCGACGACCAGGGCCGCCTGCGGAGCCGCTCCCTGGGCACGACCGGTACCACGACCAGCCTCACCCGGTCCTTCGCCTATCAGGACACCGACGGGACGGGCCGGCTGACCAACGTCACCACCGACAAGCTGACCGGGGGAGTCACCAGCAGGATCCAGGACGACACCTACACCCGCGACGCCCTCGGCACCCCCACCGCGCTGCGGGAGAACACGGCCGGACAGCAGCAGTGCTTCCGGTACGACGACCTCCAGCGCCTGACCGGGGCCTGGACCACGGCGGGCACCACCTGCGCCGCCACGCCGCAGTCCGACTTCGCGGGCCCCTCGCCCTACCAGTCGGCCTTCACCTACGACCAGCTGGGCAACCTCCAGTCGGTCACGGGCAAGGCGTCGGCCTCCGCCGCGGCCGTCACCCGGGACTACAAGTACCCCGGGTACAACGCCGACGAGACCGTCTACACCGCCGGCCAGGCCCGCCCGCACGCCGTCACCGGGGTCGTCTCCACCTCGGGCACGACCGACAGCTACGGCTACGACGGCGCGGGCCGGATGAACGCCCGCACCGTGGCGGGGGTCGCGTCCACCGTCGCCTGGGACCCCCAGGGACGGATCGCCTCCGTCACCCAGAAGAAGAGCACCGGTGACGAGACCAGCGCCTACGTCTACGACGGAGGCGGCAACCTCCTGATGCGCAGGACGAAGTCCGAGAACGTGCTCTACTTCGAGGGCCACGAACTGCACCGCGCCACCGGCGGCACCACGCTCGCCACCCGCTACTACACCGCCAAGGGCACCTCGCTCGCGATGCGCACCGCGCAGAGCGCCGGCGGCAACGGCGTACTGACCTGGCTGCTCTCCGACGGGCAGTCGTCCACCCAGCTCTCCGTCGCAGCCTCGGACGGTGCGGTCGTCCGACGGAGGACCACTCCGTTCGGCGCCGCGCGTTCCACCGCCGACGCGCTGGCCGCCTCCAGCGACCGCGGCTTCCTCGGCAAGGCCGAGGACGACTCGACCGGCCTCGACTTCCTCGGTGTGCGGGTCTACGACCCGTCCCTCGGCCGGTTCCTGACGAGCGACCCGCTCAACACGCCGTACGTTCCGCAGACCGTCAACGCCTACAGCTACTCCGGCAACAACCCGGTCGCCTTCTCGGACCCGACCGGCTACGAGAGCTGCTACCCGCACTACTGCTCGGGCAGCAACGGCACCTACGGGGACTACAAGGAGGAGAACGACCCGGCTTCGTCGAAGTACGACGGTTCCTCCCACGACGGCACCGGCAGCGGCCACAGCGCTACCGGCACCGGGAGCGGCGGTTCGACACCGGCCCCGCACCTGTGCGACGGCTGCACCACGCTCCCGTACCTGCCGGAGGGCATCTACGTCCCCGCCGGCGGAATCGACGTGGCCTGGTCGACCACCGATGTCCTCTACGAGGACGACTGGACCGACTACTCGACGTCCGCCTTCTACAACCCCTCGGGCGAGGAGAAGTCGGCGTCCATCACCGCCACCTTCCAGCAGATCACCCAGGTGACGAACCAGTTCACCAAGAGGATCGGAGGCAGTGTCACGGTCGAGACGGGCGCGAAGTCGGGTATTCCCATGGTGGCCGAAGGGAAGATCAACATCGCGGTGCAGGTCAATGGCGACCTCACCTGGAGCGACTCGACGTCCAAGAGCAACAGCAGCCAGTACGCGGTGCAGGAGACCGTCAAGATCAAGAAGGGGGAACGGTACGGCCTCTCGCCGACGGGCAAGCTGAGCAGCTACAAGACCACCTACCACCACTGGGACGGAAGCACTTCCTCCACGACGTGGGGGTCCTTCCAGATCTCCACGTGGAGCGTGGTGAAGTACTCGGAGACACCGAGGACCCTGGTTCCGCTCTCTTCGGGGCCGGCCGGCTGA
- a CDS encoding phospholipase D-like domain-containing protein: protein MSRAPWVRGGGAAAALTLALLTTGAPPVHAAPAEAVTGAAATEPSRAVFNNPLGTTAEQQAIRTQLLSYIGSSPTGSSIKVALYHFWDADVAQALADAHSLRGVEVQIMLDESSVSSRPSDQSYGILSAALGNDTSEASFVSTCPAGKSCLGRPEFGKSINHQKFWLFSQVDGASDVVVQTSSNLSPSAYSAFWNDAYVLTYNTGIYQAYAKYFAKLAGANWSAWTYTSETFSPYKVYFFPYYPGTGNSTDTIWNTLDNITCNYTASDGTAKHTKIRVGMFKFTRQGVADKLVAMKKAGCTVELVYTETDSADSSADGATPGTWETLHSVSGFSPVCYNDDHDDNPATSNRIIHSKYLLVDGKYDGTVKRVMWTGSHNYTGPALRENDEALLKIDIAAVHDAYLAEFNTVKAAASPGTADATPECKGVVSQPE, encoded by the coding sequence ATGTCGCGCGCACCATGGGTCAGGGGAGGCGGTGCCGCCGCCGCACTGACTCTCGCCCTGCTCACCACCGGCGCGCCGCCGGTGCACGCCGCACCGGCGGAGGCCGTCACGGGGGCCGCCGCGACGGAGCCGTCGCGGGCCGTCTTCAACAACCCTCTGGGCACCACCGCCGAACAGCAGGCGATCCGGACCCAGTTGCTGAGCTACATCGGCAGCAGTCCGACCGGTTCCTCCATCAAGGTCGCGCTCTACCACTTCTGGGACGCGGACGTGGCGCAGGCTCTCGCCGACGCGCACAGCCTGCGGGGGGTGGAGGTGCAGATCATGCTGGACGAGAGCTCCGTCAGCTCACGTCCCAGCGACCAGAGTTACGGAATTCTCAGCGCCGCCCTGGGGAACGACACGTCCGAGGCGTCGTTCGTCTCCACCTGCCCGGCGGGCAAGTCCTGTCTGGGCAGGCCGGAGTTCGGGAAGTCGATCAACCACCAGAAGTTCTGGCTCTTCTCGCAGGTGGACGGGGCCTCGGACGTGGTCGTCCAGACCTCTTCCAACCTCTCGCCGTCCGCGTACAGCGCCTTCTGGAACGACGCGTACGTGCTGACGTACAACACCGGGATCTACCAGGCGTACGCGAAGTACTTCGCCAAGCTGGCGGGCGCGAACTGGTCGGCCTGGACCTACACGAGCGAGACGTTCTCCCCGTACAAGGTCTACTTCTTCCCCTACTACCCGGGGACGGGGAACAGCACGGACACCATCTGGAACACGCTCGACAACATCACCTGCAACTACACCGCGTCGGACGGAACGGCCAAGCACACGAAGATCCGGGTGGGCATGTTCAAGTTCACCCGCCAGGGCGTGGCGGACAAGCTCGTCGCGATGAAGAAGGCGGGTTGCACGGTCGAGCTCGTCTACACGGAGACGGACAGCGCGGACAGTTCGGCCGACGGCGCCACACCCGGCACTTGGGAGACGCTGCACTCGGTCAGCGGCTTCTCCCCGGTCTGCTACAACGACGACCACGACGACAACCCCGCGACCAGCAACCGGATCATCCACTCCAAGTACCTGCTCGTCGACGGCAAGTACGACGGCACGGTCAAGCGTGTGATGTGGACCGGCAGCCACAACTACACGGGCCCGGCCCTGCGCGAGAACGACGAGGCGCTCCTCAAGATCGACATCGCCGCGGTGCACGACGCCTACCTGGCCGAGTTCAACACCGTGAAGGCGGCCGCCAGTCCGGGAACCGCCGACGCGACGCCCGAGTGCAAGGGTGTCGTCAGCCAGCCGGAGTAG